The following coding sequences lie in one Deltaproteobacteria bacterium genomic window:
- a CDS encoding 5'-nucleotidase C-terminal domain-containing protein, whose product MNRVQLAAGVVLWLCACERPSAPAEPEHPTPVAPAPAPTPITLSIVGTNDLHGHIEALPWLGGYLANLRHARADDGAVVVLDGGDMFQGTIASNLEEGAPVVAAYRALGYDAVAIGNHEFDYGPVGPAATAKTAQDDPRGALRARIEEAGFAFLSANITTVDGGPAPLGLPSTLLERAGVRIGVIGATTESTPHTTLAANVADLRFTPLADAIAREATALRGRGAAVVVVAAHAGGKCTAFEDAAALASCERDEEIMHVADALAPGLVDVIVAGHTHQAMAHRVNGIAIIESYANGSAFGRVDLVVDAGRVESVTIHPPQRICRGGEGPAACEPAPYEGREVAPDPRVAQAIAPAMTAAEALRARELGPRLTDGFVAQRSAECALGNLFTDLMLAARPGHDVAIVNGGGLRAPLPAGPLHYGALYESFPFDNRFATVAMTGAELAEALGIVARHDGSFFSLGGLRADVRCDGPRLRVTLTRSDGRRVRDDAKLRVLTTDFLATGGDGFFGAAKRHTDAVSLEDGPPIRDEMVTVLGAMGNRELAPDAYHRDATPRVRLQRPRPITCP is encoded by the coding sequence ATGAACCGAGTGCAGCTCGCGGCCGGCGTGGTCCTGTGGCTCTGCGCCTGCGAGCGCCCGTCGGCCCCGGCCGAGCCCGAGCACCCGACGCCGGTTGCGCCCGCACCCGCGCCGACTCCGATCACGCTGTCGATCGTCGGCACCAACGATCTGCACGGCCACATCGAAGCGCTGCCATGGCTGGGCGGCTACCTCGCGAACCTCCGACATGCACGGGCCGACGATGGCGCGGTGGTGGTGCTCGACGGCGGCGACATGTTCCAGGGCACGATCGCCTCGAACCTCGAGGAGGGTGCGCCGGTGGTCGCGGCCTACCGCGCGCTCGGCTACGACGCGGTCGCGATCGGCAACCATGAGTTCGACTACGGCCCGGTGGGCCCGGCCGCCACCGCCAAGACCGCACAGGACGACCCACGCGGGGCCCTGCGCGCGCGCATCGAAGAGGCAGGGTTCGCGTTCCTCTCGGCCAACATCACCACCGTCGACGGCGGGCCTGCGCCGCTCGGCCTGCCGTCGACCCTGCTCGAGCGCGCGGGCGTGCGCATCGGCGTGATCGGTGCGACCACCGAGTCCACGCCGCACACGACCTTGGCGGCCAACGTCGCCGACCTGCGCTTCACGCCGCTGGCCGACGCGATCGCCCGCGAGGCAACCGCCCTTCGCGGCCGCGGTGCCGCGGTGGTCGTGGTGGCCGCCCACGCCGGTGGCAAGTGCACCGCGTTCGAGGACGCCGCGGCGCTCGCGAGCTGCGAGCGCGACGAGGAGATCATGCACGTGGCCGACGCGCTGGCGCCGGGCCTGGTCGACGTGATCGTCGCGGGCCACACCCATCAGGCCATGGCCCATCGCGTGAACGGCATCGCGATCATCGAGTCGTACGCCAACGGCAGTGCCTTCGGTCGCGTCGATCTCGTGGTCGATGCGGGTCGCGTCGAATCGGTCACCATCCATCCGCCGCAACGCATCTGTCGCGGCGGCGAGGGCCCGGCGGCCTGCGAGCCCGCGCCCTACGAAGGCCGCGAGGTCGCGCCCGATCCCCGCGTCGCGCAGGCGATCGCCCCCGCGATGACGGCGGCCGAGGCCCTGCGTGCGCGCGAGCTGGGGCCGCGACTCACCGACGGCTTCGTCGCGCAGCGCAGTGCCGAGTGCGCGCTGGGCAACCTCTTCACCGACCTCATGCTCGCCGCGCGACCCGGCCACGACGTCGCGATCGTCAACGGCGGCGGCCTGCGGGCGCCGCTGCCCGCCGGGCCGCTGCACTACGGCGCGCTCTACGAGTCGTTCCCGTTCGACAACCGCTTCGCGACCGTCGCGATGACCGGTGCCGAGCTCGCCGAGGCGCTGGGCATCGTCGCGCGCCACGACGGATCGTTCTTCTCGCTCGGGGGACTGCGCGCGGATGTCCGCTGCGACGGCCCGCGCCTGCGGGTGACGCTGACGCGCAGCGACGGCCGCCGTGTCCGCGATGACGCGAAGCTGCGCGTGCTGACGACCGACTTCCTCGCGACCGGTGGGGACGGCTTCTTCGGCGCCGCCAAGCGCCACACCGATGCGGTCTCGCTCGAGGACGGGCCACCGATCCGCGACGAGATGGTCACCGTGCTGGGCGCGATGGGAAACCGCGAGCTCGCCCCCGACGCGTACCACCGCGACGCCACGCCGCGCGTGCGGCTGCAGCGGCCGCGACCGATCACGTGCCCGTGA